A region from the Natronoarchaeum mannanilyticum genome encodes:
- a CDS encoding MnhB domain-containing protein has protein sequence MTTVVMKTTVRVVVPIVLVVAISLLLQGHNLPGGGFVGGVLTTAAFALIYVAYGLDYLEIGVLGRDVESGAGMFEHRSVEAYLRTFVLGLALAVGSGLGGLAFGEPFLTQDHWTIYGVPIYGDIHLASALAFDVGVYLVVVGGLLTILSVVGAE, from the coding sequence GTGACGACGGTCGTGATGAAAACGACCGTCCGGGTGGTGGTGCCGATCGTGCTCGTCGTGGCGATCTCGCTGCTCCTGCAGGGGCACAACCTGCCGGGCGGCGGGTTCGTCGGCGGCGTCCTGACGACCGCGGCGTTCGCGCTGATCTACGTCGCCTACGGGCTGGACTACCTGGAGATCGGCGTGCTCGGCCGCGACGTCGAGTCGGGGGCCGGGATGTTCGAGCACCGGTCGGTCGAAGCGTACCTGCGGACGTTCGTGCTCGGCCTCGCGCTGGCCGTCGGCAGCGGCCTCGGCGGGCTGGCGTTCGGCGAGCCGTTCCTGACGCAGGACCACTGGACGATATACGGCGTGCCGATCTACGGCGATATCCACCTCGCGTCGGCGCTGGCGTTCGACGTCGGCGTCTACCTCGTGGTGGTCGGCGGGCTGTTGACGATCCTCTCGGTGGTGGGCGCCGAATGA
- a CDS encoding sodium:proton antiporter, whose translation MSLALALVVGALFALGTFLLLRRDLLRVVWGIAVISQAANVYLVSVGGVVAGDGDTVPILAGHGAETPATADPVVQALVLTAIVISFGTTAFALALTFRVHAENGTMDVGELP comes from the coding sequence ATGAGCCTGGCGCTCGCGCTCGTGGTCGGCGCGCTGTTCGCGCTGGGCACGTTCCTGCTGCTCCGGCGGGATCTCCTCCGGGTGGTCTGGGGGATCGCCGTGATTTCGCAGGCGGCGAACGTCTACCTCGTCTCGGTGGGCGGCGTCGTCGCGGGCGACGGCGACACGGTTCCCATACTGGCTGGACACGGCGCCGAGACGCCGGCGACGGCCGACCCGGTCGTGCAGGCGCTGGTGCTGACGGCGATCGTGATCAGCTTCGGGACGACGGCGTTCGCGCTCGCGCTGACATTTCGCGTGCACGCCGAGAACGGAACGATGGACGTGGGTGAGCTGCCGTGA
- a CDS encoding complex I subunit 5 family protein, which translates to MTAQLVVAPILVPLVGIVGLLALRRRPRVQRVASVGVALAYAASVAWLTYGVVLGPGAPGAAAYQLGGWEAPIGITLVADALSAFMLSIAAAVGLAAVAFSVVYVDRANQRAFYHPLFHCLLLGVSGAFLTGDLFNLFVWFEVMLLASYVFVVFYGGATHTAAAFRYLTLNVIGSVVMLLAIGGLYATTGTLNMADMARRLAAPAVYGVDPAPVVGLGGLLLATFGLKAGLVPFQFWVPDAYRAAPLPVTAMLAGVTKKVGLYAIVRLYFTVFAAADLAVELPGITGDSALAVFAPVLMAMGIASVLVGGLGAVARDTLDELLAYSSIGQVGFIAIPIAVAAAADPAPSGVDPATSLRGLAIAAALVYALHHALAKGLLFMATGAVRSATGTNRLADLGGLAGRSPTLAGAFFVGGLSLIGIPPLAGFFGKFLTFGVASDWLGLVVRNGGAVWPPAVALAVLLAGAVLTIVYATRAWNACFWGARTPMVAGAAVDRREVAVVAAMAVAILAVGVAFDPVYRFASDAAVAALDRGAYVDVVAPTGGEPP; encoded by the coding sequence GTGACGGCGCAACTCGTCGTCGCGCCGATCCTGGTCCCGCTGGTCGGGATCGTCGGGCTGCTCGCGCTGCGACGCCGCCCGCGCGTCCAGCGCGTCGCGAGCGTCGGCGTCGCGCTGGCGTACGCGGCGAGCGTTGCCTGGCTGACCTACGGCGTCGTGCTCGGACCGGGGGCGCCCGGCGCCGCGGCCTACCAGCTCGGCGGCTGGGAAGCCCCGATCGGGATCACGCTCGTCGCCGACGCGCTGTCGGCGTTCATGCTCTCGATCGCCGCGGCCGTGGGGCTCGCCGCGGTCGCGTTCTCGGTCGTCTACGTCGACCGGGCGAACCAGCGGGCGTTCTACCATCCCCTCTTCCACTGCCTGTTGCTCGGCGTCTCGGGCGCCTTTCTCACGGGCGACCTGTTCAACCTGTTCGTCTGGTTCGAAGTGATGTTGCTCGCGAGCTACGTGTTCGTCGTGTTCTACGGCGGCGCCACCCACACCGCGGCGGCGTTTCGCTACCTGACGCTGAACGTGATCGGCAGCGTCGTCATGCTGCTGGCGATCGGCGGCCTCTACGCCACGACGGGAACGCTGAACATGGCCGACATGGCCCGTCGGCTCGCGGCTCCCGCGGTGTACGGCGTCGATCCCGCCCCGGTCGTCGGACTCGGCGGGCTGCTGCTCGCGACGTTCGGGCTGAAGGCGGGGCTGGTGCCGTTCCAGTTCTGGGTGCCCGACGCCTACCGCGCGGCGCCGCTGCCGGTCACCGCGATGCTCGCGGGCGTCACCAAGAAGGTCGGACTGTACGCGATCGTCCGGCTGTATTTCACCGTGTTCGCGGCGGCCGACCTCGCGGTCGAGCTCCCAGGAATCACCGGCGACTCGGCGCTGGCGGTGTTCGCGCCGGTCCTCATGGCGATGGGGATCGCGAGCGTGCTCGTCGGCGGGCTCGGCGCCGTCGCGCGGGACACCTTAGACGAGCTGCTGGCGTACTCCAGCATCGGACAGGTCGGCTTCATCGCGATCCCGATCGCCGTCGCCGCTGCGGCCGACCCGGCGCCCTCGGGCGTCGATCCCGCGACCTCGCTCCGCGGACTCGCGATCGCGGCCGCGCTGGTGTACGCGCTCCACCACGCGCTCGCGAAGGGGCTGCTGTTCATGGCGACCGGCGCCGTCCGCTCGGCGACCGGCACGAACCGGCTGGCCGACCTGGGCGGGCTCGCCGGTCGATCGCCGACGCTAGCTGGCGCCTTCTTCGTCGGCGGCCTCTCGCTGATCGGCATCCCGCCGCTCGCGGGCTTCTTCGGGAAGTTCCTGACCTTCGGCGTCGCCAGCGACTGGCTCGGGCTCGTCGTCAGGAACGGCGGCGCGGTCTGGCCGCCCGCCGTCGCGCTCGCCGTGTTGCTCGCCGGCGCCGTGCTGACGATCGTCTACGCGACTCGCGCCTGGAACGCCTGCTTCTGGGGCGCCCGGACGCCGATGGTCGCCGGCGCCGCCGTCGACCGGCGCGAGGTCGCCGTCGTCGCCGCGATGGCGGTCGCGATCCTGGCCGTCGGCGTCGCCTTCGACCCGGTCTACCGGTTCGCGAGCGACGCTGCCGTCGCCGCGCTGGATCGGGGCGCGTACGTCGACGTTGTCGCGCCGACGGGAGGTGAGCCGCCGTGA
- a CDS encoding Na+/H+ antiporter subunit E, whose translation MRRWPVAGLAFGVLWVVVRGVELALDPLVGQFLLGTAVGFPVAYLFRRLYAEGIDLTGTLGSVPYAALFVLVFLREVVVANVDVARRVLAPTMPIEPEVILIPLRVRTDLGVTTIANSITITPGTITLDHDPEENALYVHVIDGRDPEAIVEPIRTWEDYALEIFDEELSPEDPSPGFSVYPPEMEVPPEPVTDSEGLEDLGRQRDENWDRDRTPGDRGGDGDGR comes from the coding sequence ATCCGGAGATGGCCGGTCGCCGGGCTCGCCTTCGGCGTCCTCTGGGTGGTCGTCCGCGGCGTCGAGTTGGCGCTCGACCCGCTGGTCGGCCAGTTCCTGCTGGGGACCGCCGTCGGATTCCCGGTGGCGTACCTGTTCCGCCGACTCTACGCCGAGGGGATCGACCTCACCGGGACGTTGGGCTCGGTCCCCTACGCGGCGCTGTTCGTGCTGGTGTTCCTCCGCGAAGTCGTCGTCGCGAATGTCGACGTCGCCCGGCGGGTGCTGGCGCCGACCATGCCGATCGAGCCCGAGGTGATCCTGATCCCGCTGCGCGTGCGGACCGACCTCGGCGTCACGACGATCGCCAACAGCATCACGATCACGCCGGGGACGATCACGCTCGACCACGACCCCGAGGAGAACGCGCTGTACGTCCACGTGATCGACGGCCGGGATCCCGAGGCGATCGTCGAGCCGATCCGCACCTGGGAGGACTACGCGCTGGAGATCTTCGACGAGGAACTGTCGCCCGAGGACCCCTCGCCCGGGTTCTCGGTGTACCCGCCGGAGATGGAGGTGCCGCCGGAGCCGGTGACCGACAGCGAGGGGCTGGAGGACCTCGGTCGCCAGCGCGACGAGAACTGGGACCGCGACCGGACCCCGGGCGACCGCGGAGGTGACGGCGATGGCCGCTGA
- a CDS encoding cation:proton antiporter, whose amino-acid sequence MAADPLVSTAANAGLVIVSALCVLCGYRVIVGPTVPDRVVALDAIATNVVAIAVLFALKTGRGLFVTVSLVLAIIGFLSTVTVAKYVTEGDIIERRE is encoded by the coding sequence ATGGCCGCTGACCCGCTGGTGTCGACGGCCGCGAACGCCGGGCTCGTGATCGTCAGCGCGCTCTGCGTGCTCTGTGGCTACCGCGTGATCGTCGGGCCGACGGTGCCCGACCGGGTCGTCGCGCTCGACGCCATCGCGACCAACGTCGTCGCCATCGCCGTGCTGTTCGCGCTCAAGACCGGCCGCGGCCTGTTCGTCACGGTGAGCCTGGTGCTCGCGATCATCGGCTTCCTGTCGACGGTCACGGTCGCGAAGTATGTCACCGAGGGAGACATCATCGAACGGAGGGAGTAG
- the mnhG gene encoding monovalent cation/H(+) antiporter subunit G — translation MVGPIQRWTIVALVAVGVFFLTVGTIGLLRLPNVYNRMHATSKPTTLGTAAIFLAGFVYFGPGGAGMPSLIGIVFLFLTVPTGAHMISRSAQKIGVPFLGSVTWPVETGDETESGGDPDGEGAE, via the coding sequence ATGGTAGGACCGATACAGCGGTGGACGATCGTCGCGCTCGTCGCCGTCGGCGTGTTCTTCCTGACCGTCGGGACGATCGGCCTGCTGCGCCTGCCAAACGTGTACAACCGGATGCACGCCACGAGCAAGCCGACCACGCTCGGGACCGCGGCGATCTTCCTCGCGGGGTTCGTTTACTTCGGTCCCGGCGGCGCGGGGATGCCGTCGCTGATCGGCATCGTCTTCCTGTTCCTCACCGTACCGACGGGCGCACACATGATCTCGCGGTCCGCACAGAAGATCGGCGTCCCGTTCCTCGGCAGCGTCACCTGGCCCGTCGAAACGGGCGACGAGACCGAGAGCGGCGGCGATCCCGACGGCGAGGGCGCCGAATGA
- a CDS encoding ribbon-helix-helix domain-containing protein: protein MPNIEVSLPDRVDTEIDRLVDQGEFLNREQAIEELLSMGMSAYETTGTSTEDDEWVMQNVEDQQDPAMQDDVDEDGRMF from the coding sequence ATGCCCAACATCGAGGTCTCCCTGCCCGACCGCGTCGACACCGAGATCGACCGCCTGGTCGACCAGGGCGAGTTTCTCAACCGGGAACAGGCGATCGAAGAGCTGCTGTCGATGGGGATGTCGGCCTACGAAACCACGGGAACGTCCACGGAGGACGACGAGTGGGTGATGCAGAACGTCGAGGATCAGCAGGACCCCGCAATGCAGGACGACGTCGACGAAGACGGCCGGATGTTCTAG
- a CDS encoding MATE family efflux transporter: protein MSLRERVGALFKGPEEFDLTSGDIGKPLFFLAMPIVVTNLFQTAYNLADTFWLGQYSTDALAAISFAFPMVFLLISFGMGISVAGSVLVAQFTGAEEEAEAEYAASQTVTFALLVSVVLGAIGYVSVGGFLDIMGASSDVLPLATDYMEVISLGLLFMFGFFVFIALMRGYGDTITPMLVMFGSVVLNIVIDPFLIFGWWVFPEMGIQGAAVATVFSRGLALVVGLAIMFRGVRGVQINLRDMAPDLTYLRRLVRIGLPASVEGMGRALSMNLLLFIVALFPDPVVAAYGIGTRVFSVIFLPAIAVARGVETMTGQNIGAGKPDRAAEAAGLAAKTLFGVLSVAGVLVFLAPEPIVSVFVGADQANADRVVEVGTQFLRYVALTFGFIGIMRAYTGSFRGAGKTLTAAAISVVTLGVIRFPVAWFGADAIGESGIWIAFAASNVVGATIAYAWYQRGTWRDADLTEPDVEIDDAVEVSATDD from the coding sequence ATGAGTCTCCGCGAGCGCGTCGGCGCGTTGTTCAAAGGCCCCGAGGAGTTCGACCTGACCTCGGGCGACATCGGGAAGCCGCTGTTCTTCCTGGCGATGCCGATCGTCGTGACGAACCTGTTCCAGACCGCCTACAACCTGGCGGACACGTTCTGGCTCGGCCAGTACAGCACCGACGCGCTGGCGGCGATCAGCTTCGCCTTTCCGATGGTGTTCCTGCTGATCTCCTTCGGGATGGGGATCTCCGTCGCCGGGAGCGTGCTCGTCGCGCAGTTCACCGGCGCCGAGGAGGAAGCCGAAGCAGAGTACGCCGCCTCCCAGACCGTGACGTTCGCGCTGCTCGTGTCGGTGGTGCTGGGCGCGATCGGCTACGTCTCGGTCGGCGGATTCCTCGATATCATGGGCGCCTCGTCGGACGTGTTGCCGCTGGCGACCGACTACATGGAAGTGATCTCGTTGGGCCTGCTCTTCATGTTCGGCTTCTTCGTGTTCATCGCGCTGATGCGGGGCTACGGCGACACGATCACGCCGATGCTGGTGATGTTCGGCTCGGTCGTGCTCAACATCGTCATCGATCCGTTCCTGATCTTCGGGTGGTGGGTGTTTCCCGAGATGGGCATTCAGGGCGCGGCGGTCGCGACGGTGTTCTCCCGCGGGCTCGCGCTGGTCGTCGGCCTCGCGATCATGTTCCGGGGCGTCCGCGGCGTCCAGATCAACCTCCGGGACATGGCGCCCGACCTGACCTACCTGCGTCGCCTCGTCAGGATCGGGCTGCCGGCGTCGGTCGAGGGGATGGGCCGGGCGCTGTCGATGAACCTGCTGCTGTTCATCGTCGCGCTGTTCCCCGACCCCGTCGTGGCGGCCTACGGCATCGGGACGCGCGTGTTCTCGGTGATCTTCCTGCCGGCGATCGCGGTCGCGCGCGGCGTCGAGACGATGACCGGCCAGAACATCGGCGCGGGCAAGCCCGACAGGGCAGCCGAGGCCGCAGGATTAGCCGCGAAGACGCTGTTCGGCGTCCTCTCGGTCGCGGGCGTGCTCGTCTTTCTGGCGCCCGAACCGATCGTCTCGGTGTTCGTCGGCGCGGACCAGGCCAACGCCGATCGCGTCGTCGAGGTCGGGACGCAGTTCCTGCGCTACGTCGCGCTGACCTTCGGGTTCATCGGCATCATGCGGGCCTACACCGGGAGCTTCCGCGGCGCCGGCAAGACGCTGACCGCGGCGGCGATCTCCGTCGTGACGCTCGGCGTGATCCGCTTCCCGGTGGCGTGGTTCGGCGCCGACGCGATCGGCGAGTCGGGGATCTGGATCGCGTTCGCGGCCTCGAACGTCGTCGGCGCGACGATCGCCTACGCCTGGTACCAGCGGGGCACCTGGCGGGACGCCGATCTCACGGAGCCGGACGTCGAAATCGACGATGCGGTCGAGGTGTCGGCGACGGACGACTGA
- a CDS encoding TetR/AcrR family transcriptional regulator: protein MDDEPAAEILDAAYLALCEHGYADLTIQTIADESDRSKATVHYHYDSKAELLAALLDELYERYADRLDAADGDTARQRLDALLEVLLADEPPLDGEFHTAILSVAARAPHDDAMQERVAAFDRRLFETLREVVAVGVDAGEFDDGVDPGAAAERLATAIKGAQLRRFAADRSTGRCRDAIDGLVETQLQQPAVAEGTRR from the coding sequence ATGGACGACGAGCCGGCGGCCGAGATTCTCGACGCCGCGTATCTCGCCCTCTGCGAGCACGGGTACGCCGATCTCACGATACAGACCATCGCCGACGAGTCGGACCGGAGCAAAGCGACCGTTCACTACCACTACGACAGCAAGGCGGAGCTGCTCGCCGCGTTGCTCGACGAGCTCTACGAACGCTACGCCGACCGACTCGACGCCGCGGACGGCGACACCGCCCGACAGCGTCTCGACGCGCTCCTCGAGGTGTTGCTCGCGGACGAACCGCCGCTCGATGGGGAGTTCCACACCGCGATCCTTTCGGTGGCCGCGCGGGCGCCCCACGACGACGCGATGCAAGAGCGGGTCGCCGCGTTCGACCGGCGGCTGTTCGAGACGCTCCGAGAGGTCGTCGCCGTTGGCGTCGACGCCGGCGAGTTCGACGACGGCGTCGATCCGGGCGCCGCCGCCGAGCGGCTCGCCACGGCGATCAAGGGCGCCCAGCTGCGCCGATTTGCGGCCGATCGGTCGACCGGGCGCTGTCGCGACGCGATCGACGGGCTCGTCGAGACGCAGTTACAGCAGCCCGCTGTGGCGGAGGGCACCCGCCGATGA